A single region of the Streptomyces sp. NBC_01262 genome encodes:
- the disA gene encoding DNA integrity scanning diadenylate cyclase DisA yields the protein MAANDRATSPGKSGGSSGLDVLMRASLSAVAPGTLLRDGLERILRGNTGGLIVLGIDKTVESLCSGGFVLDVEFSATRLRELCKLDGALILDKDITKIVRAGVQLVPDASIPTEETGTRHRTAQRVSIQTGFPVVSVSQSMRLIALYVDGQRRVLEDSAAILSRANQALATLERYKLRLDEVAGTLSALEIEDLVTVRDVTAVAQRLEMVRRIATEIAEYVVELGTDGRLLSLQLDELIAGVEPERELVVRDYVPEPTAKRSRTVPEALVELDTLFQGDLLELPAVARALGYAGSPEALDSAVSPRGYRLLAKVPRLPNTVIERLVEHFGGLQKLLAASVGDLQTVDGVGEARARSVREGLSRLAESSILERYV from the coding sequence GTGGCAGCCAACGACCGGGCGACATCTCCCGGCAAGTCCGGCGGGAGTTCCGGCCTCGATGTGCTGATGCGCGCCTCGCTCAGCGCCGTCGCCCCGGGCACGTTGCTGCGCGACGGTCTGGAACGGATCCTGCGCGGCAACACCGGTGGTCTCATCGTCCTGGGCATCGACAAGACGGTGGAGTCGCTGTGCTCCGGCGGCTTCGTCCTCGACGTCGAGTTCAGCGCCACGCGCCTGCGCGAGCTGTGCAAGCTCGACGGCGCGCTGATCCTCGACAAGGACATCACCAAGATCGTGCGGGCCGGCGTCCAGCTCGTGCCCGACGCCTCCATCCCCACCGAGGAGACCGGAACCCGCCACCGCACCGCCCAGCGCGTCTCCATCCAGACCGGCTTCCCGGTGGTCTCCGTCAGCCAGTCCATGCGGCTCATCGCCCTCTACGTCGACGGCCAGCGCCGCGTCCTGGAGGACTCCGCCGCGATCCTGTCGCGCGCCAACCAGGCCCTGGCCACCCTGGAGCGCTACAAGCTGCGCCTGGACGAGGTCGCCGGCACGCTGTCCGCCCTGGAGATCGAGGACCTGGTCACCGTCCGCGATGTCACCGCCGTGGCCCAGCGCCTGGAGATGGTCCGCCGCATCGCCACCGAGATCGCCGAGTACGTCGTCGAGCTCGGCACCGACGGCCGGCTGCTCTCCCTCCAGCTCGACGAGCTGATCGCCGGCGTCGAGCCCGAGCGCGAGCTCGTCGTGCGCGACTACGTCCCCGAGCCCACCGCCAAGCGCAGCCGCACCGTCCCCGAGGCCCTCGTCGAGCTCGACACCCTCTTCCAGGGCGATCTCCTCGAACTCCCCGCCGTCGCCCGCGCCCTCGGCTACGCCGGCTCCCCCGAGGCCCTGGACTCCGCGGTCTCCCCGCGCGGCTACCGGCTGCTCGCCAAGGTGCCCCGGCTCCCCAACACCGTCATCGAACGCCTCGTCGAGCACTTCGGCGGCCTCCAGAAGCTGCTCGCCGCCAGCGTCGGCGACCTCCAGACGGTGGACGGCGTCGGCGAGGCCCGCGCGCGCTCGGTGCGCGAGGGGCTCTCGCGACTCGCCGAGTCCTCGATCCTGGAGCGGTACGTGTGA
- a CDS encoding A/G-specific adenine glycosylase: protein MSKDLHAPVIDWFDENARDLPWRRAEAGPWGVMVSEFMLQQTPVSRVLPVYEQWLSRWPTPAALAADPAGEAVRAWGRLGYPRRALRLHAAATAIAQLHGGDVPRDHAQLLALPGIGEYTAAAVASFAYGQRHAVLDTNVRRVFARAVTGVEYPPQATTAAERRTAQKLLPSEEDTAARWAAATMELGALVCTARTPSCASCPIAASCAWRLAGSPAHDGPPRRGQTYAGTDRQVRGKLLAVLREAHGPVVQAALDRVWHEPVQRARALDGLVADGLVEPVADGVYRLPG from the coding sequence ATGAGTAAAGACCTCCACGCCCCCGTCATCGACTGGTTCGACGAGAACGCCCGCGACCTGCCCTGGCGCCGCGCCGAGGCCGGCCCGTGGGGGGTGATGGTCAGCGAGTTCATGCTGCAGCAGACCCCGGTGAGCCGCGTGCTCCCCGTCTACGAGCAGTGGCTCAGCCGCTGGCCGACCCCGGCCGCGCTCGCGGCCGACCCCGCCGGTGAGGCGGTCCGCGCGTGGGGCCGCCTCGGCTATCCGCGCCGGGCGCTGCGGCTGCACGCGGCGGCCACGGCGATAGCGCAACTGCACGGCGGCGACGTGCCGCGCGACCACGCACAGCTGCTGGCGCTGCCGGGCATCGGGGAGTACACGGCGGCCGCCGTGGCCTCCTTCGCGTACGGCCAGCGACACGCCGTGCTGGACACCAACGTCCGCCGGGTCTTCGCCCGGGCCGTGACCGGGGTGGAGTATCCGCCGCAGGCGACCACCGCCGCGGAGCGCCGTACCGCGCAGAAGCTGCTGCCGTCCGAGGAGGACACCGCCGCGCGCTGGGCGGCGGCCACCATGGAGCTGGGCGCGCTGGTCTGCACGGCCCGTACTCCGTCATGCGCAAGCTGCCCGATCGCGGCGAGCTGCGCATGGCGGCTCGCGGGCTCGCCCGCGCATGACGGGCCGCCGCGCCGTGGCCAGACGTACGCCGGGACGGACCGGCAGGTGCGCGGGAAGCTGCTGGCGGTGCTGCGCGAAGCGCACGGGCCGGTCGTGCAGGCGGCGCTGGACCGGGTGTGGCATGAGCCGGTGCAGCGCGCGCGGGCGCTGGACGGGCTGGTCGCGGACGGCCTGGTGGAGCCGGTCGCGGACGGCGTGTACAGATTGCCCGGTTAG
- a CDS encoding SigE family RNA polymerase sigma factor, which produces MAQAQVLDFEEYVRSRQDALLRSARRLVPDPIDAQDLVQTALARTFPRWQDIADKGLADAYMRRVMINTRTEWWRQRKLEEVPTPELPEGMIDDGSEQRADRAMLLDALAVLAPKQRQVVLLRHYRQLSTEETAHALGMSVGTVKSTLHRALARLRAELEQNGHLNGYTYSRTEGEGACAAA; this is translated from the coding sequence CTGGCACAGGCGCAGGTACTGGACTTCGAGGAGTACGTACGCAGCCGCCAGGACGCCCTGCTGCGCAGCGCCCGCCGCCTCGTGCCGGACCCCATTGACGCGCAGGACCTGGTCCAGACGGCGCTCGCCCGGACCTTCCCCCGCTGGCAGGACATCGCGGACAAGGGCCTCGCGGACGCGTACATGCGCAGGGTCATGATCAACACCCGCACCGAGTGGTGGCGGCAGCGCAAACTGGAGGAGGTTCCCACCCCGGAGCTGCCCGAGGGCATGATCGACGACGGCAGCGAGCAGCGCGCGGACCGCGCGATGCTGCTCGACGCGCTCGCCGTTCTCGCCCCCAAGCAGCGGCAGGTCGTGCTGCTGCGCCACTACCGGCAGCTGAGTACCGAGGAGACGGCTCACGCGCTGGGCATGTCGGTGGGTACGGTGAAGAGCACCCTGCACCGGGCGCTGGCGCGGCTGCGCGCCGAGCTGGAGCAGAACGGGCACCTGAACGGTTACACCTACAGCAGGACGGAGGGCGAAGGCGCGTGCGCCGCAGCGTAG
- the cseB gene encoding two-component system response regulator CseB, producing MAETHVLFVEDDDVIREATTLALERDGFKVTAVPEGLAGLAAFRERHPDLALLDVMVPGLDGVSLCRRIRDESMVPVIMLSARADAIDVVLGLEAGADDYVTKPFDGAVLTARIRAVLRRFSQASTAAADQAEAGVMSFGDVELDPDAMEVRRGGEPVALTPTEMRLLLEFSAAPGSVLSRDRLLERVWDYGWGGDTRVVDVHVQRLRAKIGQDRIETVRGFGYKLRG from the coding sequence ATGGCTGAGACGCACGTCCTTTTCGTCGAGGACGACGACGTCATCCGCGAGGCGACCACCCTCGCCCTGGAGCGCGACGGCTTCAAGGTCACCGCCGTGCCCGAGGGCCTGGCCGGCCTGGCGGCCTTCCGCGAGCGGCATCCCGATCTGGCGCTGCTCGATGTCATGGTGCCGGGCCTGGACGGGGTCAGCCTGTGCCGCCGGATCCGCGACGAGTCGATGGTGCCCGTGATCATGCTCTCGGCGCGGGCGGACGCCATCGACGTCGTCCTCGGTCTGGAGGCGGGCGCCGACGACTACGTCACCAAGCCCTTCGACGGCGCCGTGCTGACCGCCCGCATCCGGGCCGTGCTGCGCCGCTTCAGCCAGGCCTCCACGGCGGCGGCCGACCAGGCGGAGGCCGGGGTGATGTCCTTCGGCGACGTGGAGCTGGACCCGGACGCGATGGAGGTGCGGCGCGGCGGCGAGCCGGTCGCGCTGACCCCGACCGAGATGCGGCTGCTGCTGGAGTTCTCGGCGGCGCCCGGCAGCGTCCTGTCCCGCGACCGGCTGCTGGAGCGGGTCTGGGACTATGGCTGGGGCGGCGACACCCGGGTCGTGGACGTCCATGTGCAGCGGCTGCGAGCGAAGATCGGCCAGGACCGGATCGAGACCGTGCGCGGCTTCGGCTACAAGCTGAGAGGCTGA
- a CDS encoding sensor histidine kinase, with protein sequence MRPSEEPGRSGKPAKSGLRLRSGLRWKLSAAIAAVSALVAVVLSLVVHNAARASMIDNSREVQNERVQFAQRIYESSGRLTIDARLDDPALPAPLKRPAREGKPATYVQQTRGTLVVWAETPLADGRILSLSSPFTDRFSVLDDLDQALVVGSAAVVIGSTGLGVLIGGQLSRRLRKAAEAASRVADGATDVRVRDAIGAKVRDETHELARAVDAMADALAGRLEAERRVTADIAHELRTPVTGLVTAAELLPPGRPSELVRDRAAALRTLIEDVLEVARLDGAAEQADLQEVALGEFVRRRVALAEPSALIDIRQDTIVRTDPRRLERVLANLLANAVRHGKPAVEVSVFGPYIRVRDHGPGFPDDLLREGPSRFRTGSADRAGSGHGLGLTIAAGQARVLGARLTFSNAPPHDGGGAIAQLILPRE encoded by the coding sequence ATGCGGCCCAGCGAGGAACCCGGTCGGAGCGGCAAACCCGCCAAGAGCGGCCTGCGCCTGCGGAGCGGGCTGCGCTGGAAGCTGAGCGCGGCGATCGCCGCGGTGTCGGCGCTGGTCGCCGTCGTCCTGAGCCTGGTCGTGCACAACGCGGCACGCGCAAGCATGATCGACAATTCGCGCGAGGTGCAGAACGAGCGCGTCCAGTTCGCCCAGCGGATCTACGAGTCCTCCGGCCGGCTCACCATAGACGCCCGCCTCGACGACCCCGCCCTGCCGGCCCCCCTCAAGCGGCCCGCCCGCGAGGGCAAGCCCGCCACCTACGTCCAGCAGACCCGCGGCACCCTCGTCGTCTGGGCCGAGACCCCGCTCGCCGACGGCCGGATCCTGTCCCTGAGCAGCCCTTTCACCGACCGCTTCTCCGTCCTGGACGACCTCGACCAGGCGCTAGTAGTCGGCTCGGCCGCCGTCGTCATCGGCAGCACCGGACTCGGCGTGCTCATCGGCGGCCAGCTCTCACGCCGCCTGCGCAAGGCGGCCGAAGCCGCGTCCCGGGTCGCCGACGGCGCCACCGACGTCCGCGTACGCGACGCCATCGGCGCCAAGGTGCGCGACGAGACCCACGAGCTGGCCCGCGCCGTCGACGCCATGGCCGACGCCCTGGCCGGCCGGCTGGAGGCCGAGCGCCGCGTCACCGCCGACATCGCCCACGAACTGCGCACCCCCGTCACCGGCCTGGTCACCGCCGCCGAGCTGCTGCCCCCGGGCCGCCCCTCCGAGCTGGTACGCGACCGCGCCGCAGCCCTGCGCACCCTCATCGAGGACGTCCTGGAAGTCGCCCGCCTCGACGGCGCCGCCGAACAGGCCGACCTCCAGGAGGTCGCCCTCGGCGAGTTCGTACGCCGCCGGGTCGCCCTCGCCGAACCGTCGGCGCTCATCGACATCCGCCAGGACACCATCGTGCGCACCGACCCCCGCCGCCTCGAACGCGTCCTGGCCAATCTGCTGGCCAACGCCGTCCGCCACGGCAAGCCCGCGGTGGAGGTCAGCGTCTTCGGCCCGTACATCCGGGTCCGCGACCACGGCCCCGGCTTCCCGGACGACCTGCTGCGGGAGGGCCCCAGCCGCTTCCGTACCGGCAGCGCGGACCGCGCCGGCAGCGGTCACGGCCTCGGCCTGACCATCGCCGCCGGCCAGGCCCGCGTCCTCGGCGCCCGCCTCACCTTCAGCAACGCCCCGCCGCACGACGGCGGCGGGGCGATCGCCCAGCTAATCCTGCCGCGCGAGTAG
- a CDS encoding MDR family MFS transporter has protein sequence MATTAGAAPEAEQKPEQEPKQRSVRVVLFGLMIAMLLAMLDNMIVGTAMPTIVGELGGLSHLSWVVTAYTLATAASTPIWGKLGDMYGRKGVFMASIVLFLIGSALSGMAQDMSQLIAFRALQGLGAGGLIVGVMAIIGDLIPPRERGKYQGMMAGVMAVAMIGGPLIGGSITDNWGWRWSFYINLPLGVVALFMISAVLHLPKKRVQARIDYLGAGLLTVGITSLVLITTWGGNQYDWASGQIIGLLVLGVGSLAAFLYVETRAAEPVLPLHIFRSRNFALISVVGFFVGFTMFGAVTFLPLYQQTVQGASATNSGLLLLPMLMSMMVVSLVAGRVTTQTGRYKVFPVVGGALMVLGLYLLSTMDTGTTRFMSGVFMAVLGAALGCLMQITMLIAQNSVEMKDMGVGSSSSTLFRTIGGSFGVSLFGAIFTHQVTETMAARAGSSAAAVTSSSAQLDPASLSKLPPAVKDAYLHAVANGTHHVFLWGAVISVVAFAASWFVKETPLRGADPKPDAGQPTDDALLARQD, from the coding sequence ATGGCGACTACCGCCGGCGCCGCACCTGAGGCGGAGCAGAAACCGGAGCAGGAGCCCAAGCAGCGAAGCGTTCGCGTGGTGCTGTTCGGGCTGATGATCGCGATGTTGCTCGCGATGCTCGACAACATGATCGTCGGTACCGCGATGCCGACGATCGTCGGTGAGCTGGGCGGGCTCAGCCACCTGTCATGGGTGGTGACCGCCTACACGCTGGCGACCGCGGCCTCGACCCCGATCTGGGGAAAGCTCGGCGACATGTACGGCCGCAAGGGCGTCTTCATGGCGTCGATCGTGCTGTTCCTGATCGGTTCGGCGCTGTCCGGGATGGCGCAGGACATGAGCCAGCTGATCGCGTTCCGCGCGCTGCAGGGCCTGGGCGCCGGCGGCCTGATCGTCGGCGTGATGGCGATCATCGGCGACCTGATCCCGCCGCGCGAGCGGGGGAAGTACCAGGGCATGATGGCCGGCGTCATGGCGGTGGCCATGATCGGCGGACCGCTGATCGGTGGATCGATCACCGACAACTGGGGCTGGCGCTGGAGCTTCTACATCAACCTGCCGCTGGGCGTGGTGGCGCTGTTCATGATCTCGGCGGTGCTGCATCTGCCGAAGAAGCGGGTGCAGGCGCGGATCGACTACCTCGGCGCCGGGCTGCTGACCGTCGGCATCACCTCGCTGGTGCTGATCACCACCTGGGGCGGGAACCAGTACGACTGGGCATCCGGCCAGATCATCGGACTGCTGGTGCTCGGGGTGGGGTCGCTGGCGGCCTTCCTGTACGTCGAGACCCGGGCGGCCGAGCCGGTGCTGCCGCTGCACATCTTCCGCAGCCGCAACTTCGCGCTGATCTCGGTGGTCGGGTTCTTCGTCGGCTTCACGATGTTCGGGGCGGTCACCTTCCTGCCGCTGTACCAGCAGACGGTGCAGGGGGCGTCGGCGACCAACTCGGGACTGCTGCTCCTGCCGATGCTGATGTCGATGATGGTGGTGTCGCTGGTCGCCGGGCGGGTGACGACGCAGACCGGCCGGTACAAGGTGTTCCCGGTCGTCGGCGGCGCGCTGATGGTGCTCGGGCTGTACCTGCTGTCGACGATGGACACCGGCACGACCCGCTTCATGTCGGGGGTGTTCATGGCCGTGCTGGGCGCGGCACTGGGCTGCCTGATGCAGATCACGATGCTGATCGCGCAGAACAGCGTCGAGATGAAGGACATGGGGGTCGGCTCCTCGTCCTCGACGCTCTTCCGGACCATCGGCGGCTCCTTCGGCGTGTCCCTCTTCGGTGCGATCTTCACCCACCAGGTGACGGAGACCATGGCGGCCCGGGCGGGGAGCTCCGCGGCGGCCGTGACGTCGTCGTCGGCGCAGCTGGATCCCGCGAGCCTGTCGAAGCTGCCGCCGGCGGTGAAGGACGCCTACCTGCACGCGGTGGCCAACGGCACGCATCACGTGTTCCTGTGGGGCGCGGTGATCAGCGTGGTCGCCTTCGCGGCGTCCTGGTTCGTGAAGGAGACCCCGCTGCGGGGCGCCGACCCGAAGCCGGACGCCGGGCAGCCCACGGACGACGCGCTACTCGCGCGGCAGGATTAG
- a CDS encoding TetR/AcrR family transcriptional regulator: MTATPQVRRGDTRQRIQEVALDLFAEQGYEKTSLREIAEHLDVTKAALYYHFKTKEDILISVAKDLVGPVDDLIAWAAAQPRTLATKREILRRYSDALWGAASFFRFMQENQATVRELSIGETFKSKIATLNGLLREPGFSMTDQVRCTAALFSMHAGMFAMQSIEGDPEEKRAAILEVAQGLITEAHRDQTETP, translated from the coding sequence ATGACGGCCACGCCACAGGTACGCCGGGGCGACACCCGCCAGCGCATCCAAGAGGTCGCCCTGGACCTCTTCGCCGAGCAGGGGTACGAAAAGACCTCCCTGCGCGAGATCGCCGAGCACCTCGACGTCACCAAGGCCGCGCTCTACTACCACTTCAAGACCAAGGAAGACATCCTCATCAGCGTCGCCAAGGACCTCGTCGGTCCCGTCGACGACCTGATCGCCTGGGCCGCCGCCCAGCCTCGCACCCTCGCCACCAAACGCGAGATCCTGCGCCGCTACAGCGACGCCCTGTGGGGCGCCGCCAGCTTCTTCCGCTTCATGCAGGAGAACCAGGCCACCGTGCGCGAGCTCAGCATCGGCGAGACCTTCAAGTCGAAGATCGCCACCCTGAACGGCCTTCTGCGCGAGCCCGGCTTCTCGATGACCGACCAGGTCCGCTGCACCGCCGCGCTCTTCTCGATGCACGCCGGCATGTTCGCCATGCAGAGCATCGAGGGCGACCCCGAGGAAAAGCGTGCCGCCATCCTCGAAGTCGCCCAGGGCCTCATCACCGAGGCCCACCGGGATCAGACCGAAACGCCGTGA
- a CDS encoding M23 family metallopeptidase: protein MRSNVTPHIRGKAAVLTAGLVASLALGAAGTAGSAFAAEQAPGGGILARGTAASLAKATHAQAEVQERKAEAAKADRSKRVALAVKAAKVRAAKAAKAAKAEKARPWMKPVAGKYALSAGYNQSGGMWSHKHSGQDFAVPSGTKVRAVHSGTVVTAGWGGAYGNNIVIKHANGTYSQYGHLSKIQVHVGESVGKGERIALSGNTGNSSGPHLHFEIRKTPVYGSAVNPLTFLRHHGVSV, encoded by the coding sequence ATGCGCAGCAACGTCACGCCCCACATACGCGGCAAGGCCGCCGTACTCACGGCCGGCCTGGTGGCGTCGTTGGCGCTCGGCGCGGCGGGCACGGCGGGGTCGGCGTTCGCGGCGGAGCAGGCGCCGGGCGGCGGGATTCTGGCGCGGGGGACGGCGGCGAGCCTGGCGAAGGCGACGCATGCGCAGGCCGAGGTGCAGGAGCGCAAGGCGGAGGCCGCGAAGGCGGACCGGAGCAAGCGGGTGGCGCTGGCGGTGAAGGCCGCCAAGGTCAGGGCGGCGAAGGCCGCGAAGGCTGCCAAGGCGGAGAAGGCGCGGCCGTGGATGAAGCCGGTGGCGGGGAAGTACGCGCTGTCGGCGGGGTACAACCAGAGCGGCGGTATGTGGTCGCACAAGCACTCGGGGCAGGACTTCGCGGTGCCCAGCGGGACTAAGGTGCGGGCCGTGCACAGCGGGACCGTGGTGACGGCCGGGTGGGGCGGGGCGTACGGGAACAACATTGTGATCAAGCATGCGAACGGGACGTACTCGCAGTACGGCCACCTGTCGAAGATTCAGGTGCACGTCGGCGAGAGCGTGGGCAAGGGCGAGCGGATCGCTCTGTCGGGCAATACCGGGAACAGCAGTGGTCCGCATCTGCATTTCGAGATCCGGAAGACGCCCGTTTACGGTTCAGCGGTGAATCCGCTGACGTTCCTGAGGCATCACGGCGTTTCGGTCTGA
- a CDS encoding trypco2 family protein: MDPHLTDIELSDAVQAIRDGLLTATDAGTATGSPLRFELGDIHLEFTVELRRDTRAKGGVKAWVIDAAAEAGRATARTHKVSFTLKPVNAATGTGWRIAADTEGDASHFTADGG, translated from the coding sequence GTGGACCCTCACCTCACCGACATCGAGCTCTCCGACGCCGTCCAGGCCATCCGCGACGGCCTCCTCACCGCCACCGACGCCGGTACCGCCACCGGCTCCCCCCTCCGCTTCGAGCTCGGCGACATCCACCTGGAGTTCACCGTCGAGCTCCGCCGCGACACCCGCGCCAAGGGCGGCGTCAAAGCCTGGGTCATCGACGCCGCCGCCGAAGCCGGCCGCGCCACCGCCCGCACCCACAAGGTCTCCTTCACCCTCAAGCCGGTGAACGCCGCCACCGGCACCGGCTGGCGCATCGCCGCCGACACCGAGGGCGACGCGAGCCACTTCACGGCCGACGGAGGCTGA